Proteins encoded within one genomic window of Humulus lupulus chromosome 1, drHumLupu1.1, whole genome shotgun sequence:
- the LOC133834676 gene encoding uncharacterized protein LOC133834676, with amino-acid sequence MHDTNSSEFQLFVDLGSLPEINFQCQGAPLEFVDVENATIDEEEEEEGEKKEEEDIEEEEHIEDDEDEEQKEEDDNFEDVDSDDDDDDDDDDE; translated from the coding sequence atgcatgaTACAAATTCGTCAGAGTTCCAATTGTTCGTTGATCTTGGTTCGTTGCCAGAAATCAACTTCCAATGCCAGGGGGCTCCATTAGAGTTTGTCGATGTTGAGAACGCTACAATtgatgaggaggaagaggaagaaggaGAGAAAAAGGAGGAAGAAGACATAGAAGAGGAAGAACATAtagaagatgatgaagatgaagaacaaaaagaagaagacgATAATTTTGAAGATGTTGatagtgatgatgatgatgatgatgatgatgatgatgaataa